Proteins encoded together in one Micromonospora auratinigra window:
- a CDS encoding DUF4291 domain-containing protein: protein MTVPRQQIRAAFTADTLTVYQAYPPEIADAALAAGRFVAPFKRERMTWIKPSFRWMMYRCGWALKPGQDRVLAVEISRTGFAWALSRAALSGYDARLHADRAAWRRQLKHSPVRVQWDPERSLRLAPLPYRAVQVGLTGEAVHRYVDDWIVGLRDVTPLARAVHDRLTAGDEPGAAALLPVERPYPLPVEVARVIDADPGPATDTGRA, encoded by the coding sequence GTGACCGTGCCCCGCCAACAGATCCGCGCCGCCTTCACCGCCGACACCCTGACCGTGTACCAGGCGTACCCGCCGGAGATCGCCGACGCGGCGCTGGCCGCCGGCCGGTTCGTGGCCCCGTTCAAACGGGAGCGGATGACCTGGATCAAGCCGTCGTTCCGCTGGATGATGTACCGCTGCGGTTGGGCGCTCAAGCCCGGCCAGGACCGGGTGCTGGCGGTCGAGATCAGCCGGACCGGCTTCGCCTGGGCGCTGTCCCGGGCCGCCCTGAGCGGGTACGACGCCCGGCTGCACGCCGACCGGGCCGCCTGGCGCCGCCAGCTCAAGCACAGCCCGGTACGGGTGCAGTGGGACCCGGAACGCTCGCTGCGGCTGGCGCCGCTGCCGTACCGGGCGGTGCAGGTGGGGCTCACCGGGGAGGCGGTGCACCGGTACGTCGACGACTGGATCGTCGGGCTGCGCGACGTGACGCCGCTGGCCCGGGCGGTGCACGACCGGCTCACCGCCGGGGACGAGCCGGGCGCGGCGGCGCTGCTGCCGGTCGAGCGCCCGTACCCGCTGCCCGTCGAGGTGGCCCGGGTGATCGACGCGGACCCGGGCCCGGCGACCGACACCGGTCGGGCCTGA
- a CDS encoding type II toxin-antitoxin system PemK/MazF family toxin, producing the protein MAGLLRNVASRLGRLTGGAGAPAGSPARIPAQVARRRQVSALQRRELSYAPEPDGQADPGEIVWTWVPYEDDPRQGKDRPVLVVGRQSRTLFGLMLSSQSERDGQRHWLALGPGEWDRDHRPSWVRLDRVLTMREDSIRREGAVLDRPRFDRVGQALRAGYGWR; encoded by the coding sequence GTGGCAGGTCTGTTGAGGAACGTGGCGTCCAGGTTGGGTCGGCTCACCGGGGGTGCGGGCGCGCCCGCCGGCAGCCCCGCGCGCATTCCGGCGCAGGTGGCCCGGCGCCGCCAGGTGAGCGCGTTGCAACGGCGGGAGCTGTCGTACGCCCCGGAGCCGGACGGGCAGGCCGATCCGGGCGAGATCGTCTGGACCTGGGTGCCGTACGAGGACGACCCGCGGCAGGGCAAGGACCGCCCGGTGCTGGTGGTCGGCCGGCAGAGCCGGACGCTGTTCGGGTTGATGCTGTCCAGCCAGAGCGAGCGGGACGGGCAGCGGCACTGGCTGGCGCTCGGCCCGGGGGAGTGGGACCGCGACCACCGCCCCAGCTGGGTACGCCTCGACCGGGTGCTCACCATGCGCGAGGACAGCATCCGCCGGGAGGGCGCGGTGCTGGACCGGCCCCGCTTCGACCGGGTGGGTCAGGCACTGCGCGCCGGCTACGGCTGGCGGTAG
- a CDS encoding GGDEF domain-containing protein, whose translation MPDPMTVASGISAAGALVSAWQLRRRALRAEAEIELLQAELEAERHAASHDPLTGLPNRRAFFRMAAALLTDAAGKPLVAVVLDLDGFKQVNDRYGHAAGDQVLISVAQRLTAFAGDNLVARLGGDEFAGLLRGPTMDRRWIEQATRRLCEALADPIPLGARTVRVTASVGLAPVHGPTQLTDALCRADAAMYQAKSVGASRVPRQLMAEC comes from the coding sequence GTGCCGGACCCGATGACCGTCGCTTCCGGTATCTCCGCCGCCGGCGCCCTCGTCTCCGCCTGGCAGCTGCGCCGCCGGGCCCTGCGCGCCGAGGCGGAGATCGAACTGCTCCAGGCCGAACTGGAGGCCGAGCGGCACGCCGCCAGCCACGACCCGCTCACCGGGCTGCCCAACCGGCGCGCCTTCTTCCGGATGGCCGCGGCGCTGCTCACCGACGCGGCCGGCAAGCCGCTCGTCGCGGTGGTGCTCGACCTCGACGGCTTCAAGCAGGTCAACGACCGCTACGGGCACGCCGCCGGGGACCAGGTGCTGATCAGCGTCGCGCAGCGGCTGACCGCGTTCGCCGGGGACAACCTGGTGGCCCGGCTGGGCGGCGACGAGTTCGCCGGGCTGCTGCGCGGCCCGACCATGGACCGGCGCTGGATCGAGCAGGCGACCCGGCGGCTCTGCGAGGCGCTCGCCGACCCGATTCCGCTCGGCGCGCGCACCGTGCGGGTGACCGCCTCGGTCGGGCTCGCCCCGGTGCACGGCCCCACCCAGCTCACCGACGCGCTCTGCCGCGCGGACGCGGCGATGTACCAGGCGAAGAGCGTCGGGGCGAGCCGGGTGCCGCGCCAGCTGATGGCCGAGTGCTGA